From Echinicola jeungdonensis, the proteins below share one genomic window:
- a CDS encoding FKBP-type peptidyl-prolyl cis-trans isomerase: MSVAAKGNTVKVHYTGKLKDGTVFDSSLNREPLQFTLGEGNMIQGFDSAVQGMTVGEDKNITIPCDEAYGQKREEMMIDVPMDKVPADIKPEVGMDLSIQNQEGQPVPVKVVDVDEEKITLDANHPLAGEDLVFEIKLVEVD; the protein is encoded by the coding sequence ATGTCTGTAGCAGCTAAAGGAAACACTGTAAAAGTTCACTACACAGGTAAGTTAAAAGATGGAACCGTTTTCGACTCTTCATTAAACAGAGAGCCGCTCCAATTTACACTCGGCGAAGGGAATATGATTCAAGGTTTTGATTCTGCAGTACAGGGAATGACTGTAGGTGAAGATAAAAATATTACTATTCCATGTGATGAGGCTTATGGCCAAAAGCGGGAGGAGATGATGATTGATGTGCCCATGGACAAAGTTCCAGCTGACATCAAACCAGAAGTGGGTATGGATTTATCCATTCAAAACCAAGAAGGACAACCTGTTCCTGTAAAAGTAGTGGATGTAGATGAGGAGAAAATCACTTTGGATGCTAATCATCCATTGGCAGGTGAGGACCTAGTATTTGAAATTAAATTAGTTGAAGTAGATTAA
- a CDS encoding sigma-54-dependent transcriptional regulator has product MEEKNLGKILIVDDNEDLLFAAKMLLKKHAKEVTIEKDPRRIPFLINNNNYDVILLDMNFTGDTTSGKEGFHWLKQIKEIDPKAVVILITAFGDVEMAVQALKEGATDFILKPWQNEKLLATLSAACRLKESYKEVDSISQKSKLLQADLKKPFSEIIGQSAAMKNIFSIIDKVAQTDANVLILGENGTGKELIARAIHDRSLRKNEIFAGVDMGALTESLFESELFGHKRGAFTDAKEDRIGRFEIADKGTLFLDEIGNLSMPLQSKLLTALQKREITRIGTNKAIPVDIRLICATNLNVHDMVMKGTFRQDLLYRVNTVEIFLPPLRERKDDIPLLADHFLKIYSKKYRKNFDGLTPGALQLLQHYPWPGNIRELQHAIERAIIMAEGNELDSRDFFFLSSKPITEKVSTPNSLNLDEVEKNVIQKAIDKNGGNISKAAKELGLTRASLYRRLEKYGL; this is encoded by the coding sequence ATGGAAGAAAAAAACCTAGGCAAAATATTGATAGTAGACGACAATGAGGATCTACTATTTGCAGCTAAAATGTTATTGAAAAAACATGCCAAAGAGGTTACCATTGAAAAAGACCCCAGAAGAATTCCTTTTTTGATCAACAACAATAATTATGATGTTATCCTATTGGATATGAATTTTACTGGGGATACCACTTCTGGCAAAGAAGGTTTCCATTGGTTGAAGCAGATCAAAGAAATAGACCCCAAAGCTGTGGTTATTCTTATCACTGCCTTTGGGGATGTGGAAATGGCCGTTCAAGCCCTGAAGGAAGGGGCCACCGATTTTATCCTTAAACCTTGGCAAAATGAAAAGCTTCTAGCCACTCTAAGTGCTGCCTGCCGCCTAAAGGAAAGTTATAAAGAAGTGGACAGCATTTCCCAAAAATCCAAACTACTGCAGGCGGACCTAAAAAAACCATTTTCTGAAATCATTGGGCAAAGTGCTGCCATGAAAAATATTTTTTCCATTATCGATAAGGTAGCCCAAACTGATGCCAATGTCCTAATCCTTGGAGAAAACGGAACAGGTAAGGAACTCATAGCAAGAGCAATTCACGACCGGTCTCTTCGAAAAAATGAAATTTTCGCCGGGGTGGATATGGGGGCTTTGACCGAAAGCCTTTTTGAAAGTGAGTTATTTGGCCACAAGAGGGGCGCCTTTACTGATGCTAAAGAAGACCGGATAGGTCGTTTTGAAATTGCGGACAAAGGGACCCTTTTTTTGGATGAAATCGGCAACCTGAGCATGCCGCTTCAGTCTAAACTATTGACTGCTCTCCAAAAACGGGAGATCACAAGAATTGGCACTAATAAAGCCATTCCTGTGGACATCCGGCTTATTTGCGCCACCAATTTGAATGTCCATGATATGGTCATGAAGGGGACTTTCCGACAGGACCTCCTCTACCGGGTCAATACAGTGGAAATATTCCTACCCCCTCTAAGGGAAAGAAAGGATGATATCCCTTTACTTGCTGATCATTTCCTGAAAATTTACTCCAAAAAATACCGGAAAAATTTTGATGGCTTAACACCTGGGGCTCTTCAATTGTTGCAACATTATCCCTGGCCGGGCAACATTCGGGAATTACAACATGCTATAGAAAGGGCCATTATTATGGCGGAAGGAAATGAATTGGATTCCAGAGATTTCTTTTTCTTATCCTCCAAGCCCATCACAGAAAAAGTCAGTACACCAAACTCACTTAACCTGGATGAGGTTGAAAAAAATGTAATTCAAAAAGCTATTGATAAAAATGGGGGTAATATCTCCAAAGCCGCCAAGGAATTGGGATTAACAAGGGCTTCTTTGTACAGAAGATTAGAGAAATATGGACTATAA